In the Harmonia axyridis chromosome 3, icHarAxyr1.1, whole genome shotgun sequence genome, one interval contains:
- the LOC123676577 gene encoding low molecular weight phosphotyrosine protein phosphatase-like isoform X1 gives MSEKKKVLMVCLGNICRSPIAEGVFQHITKEKGLSSQWMVDSAAVAGYHIGKSPDHRALLTMKNQGISYNNKARQVSQKDFETFDFIFGMDEENISDLKGMANQNPNCKATIGLLGDYDPEGERIIRDPYYDSGAEGFKKCYQQCLRSCTAFLEQHS, from the exons atgtctgagaaaaaaaaggttttgatGGTTTGTCTTG GCAATATATGTAGATCTCCAATCGCAGAAGGAGTTTTCCAACATATCACTAAAGAAAAAGGATTGAGTTCCCAATGGATGGTAGACAGTGCGGCAGTTGCAGGTTACCATATCGGAAAATCTCCCGATCACAGAGCCCTTCTAACAATGAAAAATCAGGGGatatcatataataataaagctCGTCAG GTCAGTCAAAAAGATTTCGAAACTTTTGATTTCATCTTTGGCAtggatgaagaaaatatttcagatttgaaagGAATGGCGAATCAAAATCCAAACTGCAAAGCCACAATTGGTCTCCTTGGCGATTATGATCCAGAAGGAGAACGAATCATTAGAGATCCTTATTAT GATTCTGGTGCTGAAGGTTTCAAGAAATGTTACCAACAATGCTTGAGATCTTGTACAGCATTTCTTGAGCAACATTCATGA
- the LOC123676577 gene encoding low molecular weight phosphotyrosine protein phosphatase-like isoform X2: MYIIGARVLVPGNICRSPIAEGVFQHITKEKGLSSQWMVDSAAVAGYHIGKSPDHRALLTMKNQGISYNNKARQVSQKDFETFDFIFGMDEENISDLKGMANQNPNCKATIGLLGDYDPEGERIIRDPYYDSGAEGFKKCYQQCLRSCTAFLEQHS, encoded by the exons GCAATATATGTAGATCTCCAATCGCAGAAGGAGTTTTCCAACATATCACTAAAGAAAAAGGATTGAGTTCCCAATGGATGGTAGACAGTGCGGCAGTTGCAGGTTACCATATCGGAAAATCTCCCGATCACAGAGCCCTTCTAACAATGAAAAATCAGGGGatatcatataataataaagctCGTCAG GTCAGTCAAAAAGATTTCGAAACTTTTGATTTCATCTTTGGCAtggatgaagaaaatatttcagatttgaaagGAATGGCGAATCAAAATCCAAACTGCAAAGCCACAATTGGTCTCCTTGGCGATTATGATCCAGAAGGAGAACGAATCATTAGAGATCCTTATTAT GATTCTGGTGCTGAAGGTTTCAAGAAATGTTACCAACAATGCTTGAGATCTTGTACAGCATTTCTTGAGCAACATTCATGA